The following nucleotide sequence is from Streptomyces caniferus.
AGCAGATCCGCGAGGTCCTGTGGTCCTCCCTCTTCCGCCCCCGGGCGGGCCTGGTCGACAGCTACCGCACCGGCCGGGTCTTCCTCGCCGGCGACGCCGCGCACATCCACTCCCCCGCGGGCGGCCAGGGCCTGAACACCAGCGTCCAGGACGCCTACAACCTCGGCTGGAAGCTCGGCCAGGTACTGCGGCACGGCGCCCCCGACAGCCTCCTCGACACCTACGAGACCGAGCGCCGCCCGATCGCCGAGGGCATCCTCGACACCAGCACCCGGCTGCACCGCTCCCGCGAGCTGCGCCGCGGCCGCGACCTGCACCAGCTCGGCATCGGCTACCCCGACAGCCCGCTGACGCACGAGCTGCGCACGGACCTCGCCGAGGGCATCCCCGCCGCGGGCGACCGGGCCCCCGACGCCCCGTGCACCACGGCCGACGGCACGCCCGCCCGGCTCTTCGACGCCTTCCGCGGCCCGCACTTCACCCTGCTCGACCTGGGCGGCACCGGCGTCGACGACAGTGCGCTGCCCGCCGACCCGGCCCTGCTGCGCCTCGTCCGCGTCGGCGGCCCGGCCCCGGACCTGATCGACACCGACGGCCATATCCGCGACGCCTACGGCCCCGACGCCGCCGTCCTCCTCATCCGCCCCGACGGCTACCTCGCCGTCGCCGCCCCGCCCGAGGACGCGACGGCGCGGGTGACCGAGGCCCTGGGTGCGTACCTCGGCGCGGGCGCGGTGGCGGCGGCCCGCTGAGCGCCACCGGCCGGTGCGGGGGCCGGCCGGCGGGTCACGATCCCGCCCCCGCAGCGGTGAGCAGCGCCTCCGCCTCGTCGCGGGCCCGGCCGATCGGGTCGGGGAAGACATCCAGGCCGTGGGCGACCAGGGCTCCTTCGTGCAGGAGCATCAGCGCCCGGCCCAGCCGCTCGGCCCGGCCGGGCGCCGCGGCCCCGGCCAGATCGGTGAACAGCGCGAGCATCCACTGCTTCTGCGCCGTGATGATCGCGTACGCGGGGTGCGACGGATCGCTGATCTCGGCATGGGCATTGACCATGCTGCACCCCTTGGCACTGTGCTCGGCCGACCAGTCCCGCGAGGCGTCGAAGACGGCCAGCACCCCCGCCGCGGGCGACGGCCCCACGGCGTCGAGGTACGGCGCCAGAAAGGCCCGCCAGCGCTCATCGCGGTCCGCGAGGTACTCCACGACGATCTGCTCCTTGGAGCCGAACCTGTCGTAGAGGGTCTTCTTCGTCACCCCGGCCTCGGCCGCGATCAGGTCCACCCCGACGGCGTGGATGCCGCGCTCGTAGAACAGCCGCCCGGCGGCCGCGAGGACGCGGTGCGCGGCGGGCGTCATGGTGATCCGTCGAGGCGTCTGCGCAGTACCCATGGCCAAAAGTATACCGATCTGTATAGTGAAAGGAGAAGTAGACAGATCGGTTTACTGAAAGGGATCGGCATGCGCTTCCTGCTCTCGGCCGCCTTTGTCCTCTGCTGGAGCTCCGGCTTCATCGGGGCCAAGCTCGGCGCCGGCAGCGCGCCCGCGGCCACCCTCCTGATGTGGCGGTTCCTGCCGCTCGCCGCCGTCCTCCTCCTGGTGTCGGCCACCGCCGCCCGCGCCTCGTGGCGGCACCTGACGGCACGGGACCTGGCCCGGCAGGCCGCCGTCGGCGCACTCTCGCAGAGCGGCTACCTCTTCACCGTCTACTCCGCGATCCAGCTCGGGGTCTCCAGCGGCACCACGGCCCTGATCGACGGCACCCAGCCCCTGGTGGCCGGGGCGCTCGCCGGGCCGCTGCTGCGCCAGTACGTCTCCCGCCGGCAGTGGCTCGGGCTGTGCCTGGGACTGGTCGGCGTCGTCCTGGTGACCTGCGCCGACGCGTCGGCCGGCGCGGACGTGAGCCGGTGGGCCTACCTCGTCCCGTTCCTCGGGATGTCCTCGCTGGTGGCGGCCACCTTCCTGGAAGGCCGTTCGCGCACCCGGGTCGCACCGTCGGTGTCGATGACCGTCCACTGCGCCACCAGCGCCGTCCTCTTCACCGCCCTCGCCGCCGGCACCGGCACCCTGCGGCCGCCCGCCGCGCCCTCGTTCTGGGTCGCGGTCTGCTGGCTGGTGACGCTCTCCACCTTCGGCGGGTACGGGCTGTACTGGCTGATCCTCCGGCGCTTCGGCGTCACCGAGGTGAACACCCTGATGTTCCTGATGGCACCGGTCACGGCGCTGTGGGGAGCCGCCATGTTCGGCGAACCGTTCGGCCCGCAGACCGCCGCCGGACTGGCGGTCGGCCTCGCGGCGGTCGTCCTCGTGCGCCGCGGCGCGGGGCCCTCGGCCGCGGGCCCCGCCGGGAATCGGCCCCCACGCGCACGAGGCCGTACCAGCGGTGATCCGCTCGTACGGCCTCGTGCCGGGGACAGGCGCCTGAGGGGGGTGGGGCGCCCGGGACGGTGATCCGTCCGGAAAGAACAGCGGAACAGCGGTCCGGCGGACCGGAGTTCCTAAAGGACCAGGGAGAGCAGCAGGACGCACCCGATCCCGACGACCGAGATCAGCGTCTCCATCACCGACCAGGTCTTCAGCGTCTGGCCGACGTTCATCCCGAAGTACTCCTTGACCAGCCAGAATCCGGCGTCGTTGACGTGGCTGAAGAACAGCGACCCGCACCCGATGGCCAGCACCAGCAGCGCGGCATGGGTGGTGCTCATGTCCGCGGCGAGCGGGCCGACGAGCCCGGCGGCGGAGATGGTGGCCACCGTCGCGGAGCCGGTCGCGAGCCGGATGGCGACCGCGATCAGCCAGGCCAGCAGGAGCGCGGAGATGTTCCAGCCCTTGGAGACGTCCAGGATCATCTGGCCGACGCCGGCGTCCACCAGCGTCTGCTTGAAGCCGCCGCCCGCGCCGACGATCAGCACCACCCCGGCGATCGGGCCGAGCGACTTCTCCACGGTGACGGCGATCCGGCCGCGGGTGAACCCGGCCGCCCGGCCCAGCGTGAACATCGCGACCAGCACGGCGGTCAGCAGCGCGATCAGCGGGGAGCCGACGACGTCGAAGACCCTCTGGACGGTCTGCTCGGGGTCGTCGACGACGATGTCCACCAGCGCCTTGGCCAGCATCATCACCACCGGCAGCAGCACGGTGGCCACGGTGATCCCGAAGCCGGGCCGCTTCTCCAGGTCGTCGGAGGCGCGCTCGGGCACCATCTTCTCCGGCGGCTGGATGTCCACCCAGCGGGCCGCGTACCGGGAGAACACCGGACCGGCGATGATCGCGGTCGGGATGGCGACGACCACGCCGAGCGCGAGGGTGACGCCGAGGTTCGCCTTGACGGCGTCGATCGCGACCAGCGGGCCGGGGTGCGGGGGTATCAGCCCGTGCATGACGGACAGTCCGGCCAGTGCGGGGATGCCGATCCGCATCAGCGAGAAGTTGCCGCGCTTGGCGACCAGCAGCACCACGGGGATCAGCAGCACGATGCCGATCTCGAAGAAGATCGGCAGTCCCACGATCCCGGCGATCAGCACCATCGCCCAGGGCATCGCCTGCCGGCTCGACCTCGCCAGGATCGTGTCGACGATCTGGTCCGCGCCCCCCGAATCGGCGAGCAGCCGCCCGAGGACGGCGCCGAGCGCGATCAGCACGCCGGTGCCCGCGACCGTCGTGCCCAGCCCCGTCGAGAAGCTGGTGATGGCCTTGTCGAGAGGGGCACCGGCCACCGCGCCGAGCACCAGCGAACCGATGATCAGCGACAGAAAGGCATGCAGCTTGAACTTGGTGATGAGCAGGACGATGACGGCGATGCCGGCCAGGACGGCGATGCCCAGCTGTGCGTGACCGGCCGAGGTGATCGGCTCGGTCGCATCCGCTGCGAGCATCTCGACGCTGAGATGTGTCACGGCGATTCCCTTGGTTGGACGGAGGGGGAAGGGGGTGCTGCGGTACGGGTGGTGCGTGGAGGGGGTTGTCGGACCGGCGCGGCTATCGGGCCGGTGGGGCCGTCACGCCGGCGCGGTCATCGCGCGCAGTGCGGCCACCGCCCGGTCGGCGATCTGCTGCGGGCTGCCGGACACGTCCACGGCGACGCCGGTCTCGTCGCGCCCGAGGGGTTCGAGCGTGGCGAACTGGGAGTCCAGCAGCGCGGTCGGCATGAAGTGGCCCCGGCGCCCGGCCATCCGCTCCTCGATCAGCGCGCGCTCGCCGGTGAGGTGCAGGAAGACGACGCCGGGAGCGGCGGCGCGCAGCCGGTCGCGGTAGGCGCGCTTGAGCGCGGAGCAGCTGGCCACCCCGCCGTGTCCGGCCCGCTCGTGCGCCCAGGCGCCGAGGGCGTCCAGCCACGGGCCGCGGTCGGCATCGTCCAGCGGGATCCCGGCGGACATCTTGGCGATGTTGGCCGGCGGATGGAAGTCGTCACCCTCGGCGTACGGGACGCCCAGTCCGGCCGCCACCAGCGGGCCGATCGTGGTCTTGCCGGTGCCGGCCACGCCCATCACGACGATCACGTCGGGGATGCTCACCCGTGGTACCTCGCTGTCTTCATCGACCTCGTGCGGCCCCCACTGAAACCCATTAGGTACGACGTATTCAAGAGGCTGTGACGCAAACGTCATACTTAATTGGCCGGGGTGCAAGAACGTAGGCTTGCCCCATGGAAAACGAGGGGAAGGGACTGCACGCCCGTGTACTGGAGTCCCTCGGTCCCGCGATCACCGCGGGCGACTACCCCCCGGGCACGGTCCTGCGCACGGACGAGCTGGAGCAGCGCTTCGACGTCTCCCGCACGGTCATCCGCGAGGCGATCCGGGTACTGGAATCCATGCAGCTGGTCGCCTCCCGGCGCCGCGTCGGGGTGACCGTCCGCCCCACCGAGGAGTGGAACGTCTACGACCCCCGGGTGATCGGCTGGCGGCTGGCCGGCCGCGACCGTCCCCGGCAGCTGCGCTCGCTGACCGTGCTCCGCTCGGCGATCGAACCGGTCGCCGCGGGCCTCGCCGCCCGGCACGCCACCCCCCGCCAGTGCGCCGAACTCACCGAACAGGCCATGGGCATGGTCGCCACCTCACGCGGCCAGCAGCTCGACGCCTACCTCGTCCACGACACGGCATTCCACCGGGTCGTCCTGACCGCCTCCGGCAACGAGATGTTCGCCCGGCTCGGCGATGTGGTCGCCGCCGTCCTGACCGGCCGCACCCAGCACCATGTGATGTTCACCGACCCCGACCCGGCCGCGGTCACCCTCCACGTCCAGGTCGCCGAGGCGGTCCGCACCGGCGACGCGGCACGGGCGGAGTCCCTGACCCGCGAGATCACCGCGGGCGCGATGGCCGAACTGGACGTGCTGGCACCGTAGTCGGCGGCACGGGCCCGGGACCGCGAGGACACGGCGGCCCCGACGCCCCGGCTCAGAACAGCGGCTGCTGCCCCGGGATCGGCGGCTCCTCCGGATCGAACAGCTTCTCCGCGGGCGCCATCATCGGCGCGATCCGCCGCGACCCCGGACAGGAGATCAGCTCCAGCACCGTCCGCCGCCCCGGCGGGTCATGGCGGGCAAAGCGCCCGCCGACAACGGCGATCTCTCGGGTGCAGATGGGACAGGCGCGGCGGGGTGACGACATGACTCCAGTTTGACTCAACCGCGCCCGGCCGGTCACAGGCTCCCGTGTCCGCCCGCCCGGCGCCGCCCACGGCAGGCCCGCAGGGCCGGTCACCGCCCCCGCAACTCCCCCTCAGAACGCATCCGTCGGCACATAAGCCCCCCACACCTCTCGCAGCGCATCGCACACCTCGCCCACCGTCGCCCGCGCCCGCAGTGCCTCGCGCATCGGGTGGAGGACGTTGTCCGTGCCCTCGGCGGCCTTGCGCAGGTCACCGAGGGCGGCCGAGACCGCCCGGGCATTACGGCGTTCCCGGAGCACGGCCAGCCGCTCGATCTGCTGGGCCTCGATGGCCGGGTCGACCCGCAAGGGCTCGTACGGCTCCTCCTCGTCCAGCTGGAAGCGGTTGACGCCGACCACGACCCGCTCGCCGGCGTCCGTCTCCTGGGCGAGGCGGTAGGCGTTGCGCTCGATCTCACCCTTCTGGAAGCCGCGCTCGATGGCGGCCACCGCGCCGCCCATGTCCTCGACCCGCCGCATCAGCGCCACGGCCGCCTCCTCCACCTCGTCGGTCATCGACTCGACGGCGTAGGAACCGGCGAACGGATCGACGGTGGCGGTCACATCGGTCTCATGGGCGAGCACCTGCTGGGTGCGCAGCGCGAGCCGGGCCGACTTGTCGGTGGGCAGGGCGATCGCCTCGTCGAAGGAGTTGGTGTGCAGCGACTGGGTGCCGCCGAGGACGGCGGCGAGTCCCTGGAGGGTGACCCGGGCGAGGTTCACCTCCGGCTGCTGGGCGGTGAGCTGCACCCCCGCGGTCTGGGTGTGGAAGCGCAGCATCAGCGACTTGGGGTTCTTCGCACCGAACTCCTCCCGCATCACCCGGGCCCAGATCCGGCGCGCGGCACGGAACTTGGCGACCTCTTCGAGCAGCGTCGTACGGGCGACGAAGAAGAAGGAGAGCCGTGGCGCGAAGTCGTCGATGTCCATCCCGGAGGCGACGGCGGTCCGCACGTAGGCGATGCCGTCGGCGAGCGTGAAGGCGATCTCCTGCGCGGGCGAGGCGCCCGCCTCCGCCATGTGGTAGCCGGAGATGGAGATGGTGTTCCACCGCGGGATCTCGGCCCGGCAGTAGTGGAAGATGTCCGCGGTCAGCCGCAACGACGGCTGCGGCGGGAAGATATAGGTCCCCCGCGCGATGTACTCCTTGAGCACGTCGTTCTGCACGGTCCCGTTCAGCCGGTCCGCCGCCACCCCTTCCTCCTCCCCCACCAGTTGGTAGAGGAGCAGCAGCAGCGCGGCGGGCGCGTTGATCGTCATCGACGTCGACACCTTGTCCAGCGGGATGCCGCCGAACAGCACCCGCATGTCCTCGACGGAGTCGATGGCCACCCCGACCTTGCCGACCTCGCCCGAGGCGATCGGGGTGTCGGAGTCGTGGCCCATCTGCGTCGGCAGGTCGAAGGCGACCGACAGCCCGGTGGTGCCGTGGGCGATCAGCTGACGGTAACGGGCGTTGGACTCGCGCGCGGTGCCGAAGCCGGCGTACTGCCGCATCGTCCAGGGCCGTCCGGTGTACATCGACGGATACACCCCGCGGGTGAACGGGTAGCTGCCGGGCGCGCCGAGGCTGCGCTCCGGGTCCCAGCCCTCCAGCGCCTCCGGCCCGTACACCGGCTCGATGGGCAGCCCGCTCTCGTTGTACCGCTCCCTGCCCGACTCGTGCGCCATGGCTGTACGCCTCCCGCTGGGTGACCGGCATCGGGATACGCCGTGCTCACAGCATGCCCGCAGGTTCGCCGCCGCGCAGCGCTGGGAAGAGTCACCGAGGGCCGGTCGGGCCGCCGAGATCCGGGGGTTGCGCATGCAGCGGAGCAGTGGAAGACGTACGGCGCCCGCGGTGGCCGCGGTGCTGGTGGTGGCGGCGCTGGTGGTGGGCTGCCGTCCGGTGACGGTCACCGGAGCCGGTTCGCCGGACGGCAAGGACAGCCGCCACGCCCCCACGACCCCCGCTCCCCCGCCGCTCGGCCGTCACGCACCGCCCACCACGGCCCGGCACACCACCCCGCCGCGCCCCCACCGCACCGCCCACCACGCGCCACGGGTCCGACGGCCGCTCATGGCGGCCGGTGCGCGCGGTGCGCAGGTCCGCGAACTCCAGGCGCGGCTGGCCCAACTGGGTCTCTTCGACCGCTCCCCGACGGGCTACTACGCGGCCATGACCGCCGCCTCGGTCCGCGCCTTCCAGCAGCGGCAGGGCCTGCCCCGTACGGGCGCCGTGCAGCCCACGGCCTGGCGGGCGCTGCGGTCCCGCACCCGCCGGCCCGCGCACACCGAGCTCTACCCGCCCACCACGAGGCCGGTCGGCGCCCCCGATCCGCGCTGCATGACGGGCCGGGTGATCTGCATCAGCAAGCGGAGCAACACCCTCACCTGGCGGGTCGACGGCCGGATCGTCTCGGCGATGGACGTCCGCTTCGGGTCGCAGTACACCCCCACCCGCGAGGGGACCTTCACCCTCACCTTCAAGAGCCGCCACCACGTCTCGACGCTCTACCACACGGCCATGCCGTACGCGATGTTCTTCAGCGGCGGCCAGGCGGTCCACTACTCCGCGGACTTCGCGGCCCGCGGCTACCGCGGCGCCTCACACGGCTGCGTCAACGTCCGCGACAAGACCAAGATCGCCGCACTCTTCGACACGGTGAAGAAGGGGACCAAGGTGGTCGTCTTCCATTAGCCGCACCCACGTCAAGGCCCGACCCACATCTCTGACCGAAGCGAAAGTTGAGCAACCCCACCCCGAGCAACCACATCCGCGAGAGCGGCGCCGGCTGAGGCACAAAGAGGGGTGGCGCCGGCTGAGGCGCAAAAGAAGGGGCGCGGGCAGGGCCGGGGGAACGTGCCCCGCCCGCGCCGAGTGCGCTGAGCCGTAGGTACGGGGGGAACCCCGGCTCGTCGCGCAGCCGATGACCAGTCGGCTCACTCATTACTGCGCCACGGGTTCAAAAAACGTCACACCTTGCTGCCGGCGGTTCTGCTCGGCGTGGCACTTCCGGGGTCCGGGGCGGTTGCCGAGGGGCCGGGGGCCGGGGTGGACGTGCCGGAGCTCGGGGTGGCGCCGGGCGACTGGGAGGGGTGGCTTTCGTCGTCCTCGTCGCCGCCCGACCCGCCGGTGTCGCCGACGGTCCCGCCGATGAAGCCATCGTTGTCGCCGGAGCCGCCCGAGCCGCCGACGTTCTGGTAGCGCGCCAGGTAGGCACGGCAGAAGGCGTGCACCTTCTCCGGTCCGCCGGCCTTGCTCTCCAGGCGCCGCAGGGTGTCGCGGTCCATGGCACCCCGTTTGCCGGACTCGTAGTTCTGGCACAGGGCGAGCAGGAGGTTCTTCTTGCTGCCGCGGCCGGGGTCGGTCCTGCCGTCGCCGGGCTTGGTGTGGCCGCTTCCCGTGCCGCCGCTCGCGCCGGTGCCGGGGCTCGCGCCGGCGCCGCGGCTGCTGCCGGGCCTGGGGGTCCCGGAGGGAGGCGCGGTGTCCTTCCGGCCGGGGGTGGCGTCGGGGGTCTGCGCCGTGGTGCCGTCGGTCTGGGCGCCGGGCTCGCCGGTGCGGAAGGGACCGGGGGTCTCCTCGGCGGAGACGCTGGAGGCGGGTGCCGGGTCGCCGCCCCGGAAGGGGCCGGGCAGGACGCCGGTACCGGCCGCGACGGCGACGCCGCCGATGGCGCAGGCGGCGAGGGCCACGGCGAAGCCGCGCCGGAAGGGGCGGGCGATCCGGGTGCGGTCGGCGAGGTCCGCGGTGCGGGCGGTGCGCCCGGCGCCCGGGACCGTACCGCCGGCGGCACGGCGGCCGGCGCCGCCGCGGGCGGCCTGGCGGAATGCGGCGAGGGCCGCCTCTTCGCCGGGCAGCTCGACGGTTTCGGGTGCCCTGGCGGCGACCGCGGCGGCGGCCTCCAGGAGCTGTTCGAGTTCACGTGCGCCGTCACCGTGCCGGGCACTGACCGGCTCACCGCGCAGCAATTGCTCCGCGGTGTCCTTGTCGAGCCAGTTGTACCGGTCGTCGGCCATCACATGTCCTTCTGCGTTCGTGCGGCCGTTTCCGTCACACCTGGTACGTACGATTCCGCCACGCCGTCGCGGCGTCTTCTGCCCTGTACGGGCACTCCGTTCACCGTTCCGCCACCTCCGGGCGGGCCCTGTACGGGCCGGCCGGAGGGAGCTCCTCCACCGTGTCCGGCGCCGTCGTCGCCGCCGTCCCGGCTGCTGTCCTGGTATCCGTCCCGGCTGCCGTCCAGCTCGTCGCCGAGCAGCTCGGCGAGCCGCCGCAGTCCGCGGTGCGCGGCGGTGCGCACCGCCCCGGGCCGCTTGCCGAGCACCTGCGCGGCGTTCTTGGCATCGAGCCCGACCACCACCCGGAGCACCACGGCCTCGGCCTGGTCCTGCGGCAGCCGGGCTATCAGCCGCATGGTGCGCCCGGTGCCCAGGGCTTCGAGCGCCTCGCCCGCGGTGTCGGAGGCGCCGGGGGTGTCGGCGAGCTCGCTCTCGTCGCCGCCGATCGCCGGGCGCCGGCCGCGCATCCTGATGTGGTCCAGGGCGCGGTTGCGGGCGATGCGGGCCGCCCAGCCGCGGAAGCGGTCGGCGTCGCCGCTGAAGCGGGCGAGGTCGCGGGTGATCTGCAGCCAGGCCTCGGACGTGACGTCCTCCACGTCCGGTTCGCTCACCAAGGTCCGTACATATCCCAATAGCCGGGGGTGTACGGCGCGGTAGACGGTGCGGAACGCCGCCTCGTCACCGTCCTGTGCCGCTTGCACGGCCACCGTCAGCCGACGGTCGTCCGGCTGAATGTCGTCCCCTCGCACGGGTCCATCCTGTCGCACGCGGAATGTCCGCCGCCCGGTCCTTGCTGCATTACTGCTTCGCTCGACCGTGCCACCGGCCTTGCTTCCCCGTTCCCGGCGTCTTTCGAGCGGGCAGTGCCCGTACGGCACCGGAACCGGGTCGGCTACCGCGCGCGGCCCGCCGCGGCAGGCCGAAAACCGCCGGTAACCCGGATCTTCCCGCAGACCGTATCCCGTGTGGGCCCACGATCCGAACCCGGGAGGGCGGCGCCACCCGCTGGTGCGGAGCCTTCGGAAGGGGAGCGCCGAGCGGCCGGCGCTTGGGAGAAGTGGGCGCACGGATCCATCTGGAACTCCCGGGGAGGACGGCATTTCCCGGCCGCGGCCGGCGGCCCGAACACTGCGCCGACCGGCGCGGATCCGCACGTTACGGGCCTGTTCGGGCCCTCGTCCAGACCACTAGCCGTACGCCTGCCCGTACCCCGTGTGACGCTTTCGCGCCGTCTGGCGCTGTACCGGATAGAGGGCCGTCACACGCCCTCCGCGAACGACGGCCGGGGCCTCTCCTGTGGGGGG
It contains:
- a CDS encoding RNA polymerase sigma factor, which encodes MRGDDIQPDDRRLTVAVQAAQDGDEAAFRTVYRAVHPRLLGYVRTLVSEPDVEDVTSEAWLQITRDLARFSGDADRFRGWAARIARNRALDHIRMRGRRPAIGGDESELADTPGASDTAGEALEALGTGRTMRLIARLPQDQAEAVVLRVVVGLDAKNAAQVLGKRPGAVRTAAHRGLRRLAELLGDELDGSRDGYQDSSRDGGDDGAGHGGGAPSGRPVQGPPGGGGTVNGVPVQGRRRRDGVAESYVPGVTETAARTQKDM
- a CDS encoding TetR/AcrR family transcriptional regulator — translated: MGTAQTPRRITMTPAAHRVLAAAGRLFYERGIHAVGVDLIAAEAGVTKKTLYDRFGSKEQIVVEYLADRDERWRAFLAPYLDAVGPSPAAGVLAVFDASRDWSAEHSAKGCSMVNAHAEISDPSHPAYAIITAQKQWMLALFTDLAGAAAPGRAERLGRALMLLHEGALVAHGLDVFPDPIGRARDEAEALLTAAGAGS
- a CDS encoding FadR/GntR family transcriptional regulator, coding for MENEGKGLHARVLESLGPAITAGDYPPGTVLRTDELEQRFDVSRTVIREAIRVLESMQLVASRRRVGVTVRPTEEWNVYDPRVIGWRLAGRDRPRQLRSLTVLRSAIEPVAAGLAARHATPRQCAELTEQAMGMVATSRGQQLDAYLVHDTAFHRVVLTASGNEMFARLGDVVAAVLTGRTQHHVMFTDPDPAAVTLHVQVAEAVRTGDAARAESLTREITAGAMAELDVLAP
- a CDS encoding L,D-transpeptidase family protein; the protein is MQRSSGRRTAPAVAAVLVVAALVVGCRPVTVTGAGSPDGKDSRHAPTTPAPPPLGRHAPPTTARHTTPPRPHRTAHHAPRVRRPLMAAGARGAQVRELQARLAQLGLFDRSPTGYYAAMTAASVRAFQQRQGLPRTGAVQPTAWRALRSRTRRPAHTELYPPTTRPVGAPDPRCMTGRVICISKRSNTLTWRVDGRIVSAMDVRFGSQYTPTREGTFTLTFKSRHHVSTLYHTAMPYAMFFSGGQAVHYSADFAARGYRGASHGCVNVRDKTKIAALFDTVKKGTKVVVFH
- a CDS encoding GntT/GntP/DsdX family permease, translating into MTHLSVEMLAADATEPITSAGHAQLGIAVLAGIAVIVLLITKFKLHAFLSLIIGSLVLGAVAGAPLDKAITSFSTGLGTTVAGTGVLIALGAVLGRLLADSGGADQIVDTILARSSRQAMPWAMVLIAGIVGLPIFFEIGIVLLIPVVLLVAKRGNFSLMRIGIPALAGLSVMHGLIPPHPGPLVAIDAVKANLGVTLALGVVVAIPTAIIAGPVFSRYAARWVDIQPPEKMVPERASDDLEKRPGFGITVATVLLPVVMMLAKALVDIVVDDPEQTVQRVFDVVGSPLIALLTAVLVAMFTLGRAAGFTRGRIAVTVEKSLGPIAGVVLIVGAGGGFKQTLVDAGVGQMILDVSKGWNISALLLAWLIAVAIRLATGSATVATISAAGLVGPLAADMSTTHAALLVLAIGCGSLFFSHVNDAGFWLVKEYFGMNVGQTLKTWSVMETLISVVGIGCVLLLSLVL
- a CDS encoding DMT family transporter produces the protein MRFLLSAAFVLCWSSGFIGAKLGAGSAPAATLLMWRFLPLAAVLLLVSATAARASWRHLTARDLARQAAVGALSQSGYLFTVYSAIQLGVSSGTTALIDGTQPLVAGALAGPLLRQYVSRRQWLGLCLGLVGVVLVTCADASAGADVSRWAYLVPFLGMSSLVAATFLEGRSRTRVAPSVSMTVHCATSAVLFTALAAGTGTLRPPAAPSFWVAVCWLVTLSTFGGYGLYWLILRRFGVTEVNTLMFLMAPVTALWGAAMFGEPFGPQTAAGLAVGLAAVVLVRRGAGPSAAGPAGNRPPRARGRTSGDPLVRPRAGDRRLRGVGRPGR
- a CDS encoding acyl-CoA mutase large subunit family protein, producing the protein MAHESGRERYNESGLPIEPVYGPEALEGWDPERSLGAPGSYPFTRGVYPSMYTGRPWTMRQYAGFGTARESNARYRQLIAHGTTGLSVAFDLPTQMGHDSDTPIASGEVGKVGVAIDSVEDMRVLFGGIPLDKVSTSMTINAPAALLLLLYQLVGEEEGVAADRLNGTVQNDVLKEYIARGTYIFPPQPSLRLTADIFHYCRAEIPRWNTISISGYHMAEAGASPAQEIAFTLADGIAYVRTAVASGMDIDDFAPRLSFFFVARTTLLEEVAKFRAARRIWARVMREEFGAKNPKSLMLRFHTQTAGVQLTAQQPEVNLARVTLQGLAAVLGGTQSLHTNSFDEAIALPTDKSARLALRTQQVLAHETDVTATVDPFAGSYAVESMTDEVEEAAVALMRRVEDMGGAVAAIERGFQKGEIERNAYRLAQETDAGERVVVGVNRFQLDEEEPYEPLRVDPAIEAQQIERLAVLRERRNARAVSAALGDLRKAAEGTDNVLHPMREALRARATVGEVCDALREVWGAYVPTDAF
- a CDS encoding gluconokinase, which codes for MSIPDVIVVMGVAGTGKTTIGPLVAAGLGVPYAEGDDFHPPANIAKMSAGIPLDDADRGPWLDALGAWAHERAGHGGVASCSALKRAYRDRLRAAAPGVVFLHLTGERALIEERMAGRRGHFMPTALLDSQFATLEPLGRDETGVAVDVSGSPQQIADRAVAALRAMTAPA